The following proteins are encoded in a genomic region of Sulfurimonas sp. HSL3-7:
- a CDS encoding MqnA/MqnD/SBP family protein, whose translation MLFGKIQYLNLLPFHLFMKRYGRSSRTYKSFNYKKGVPSKINADYAARRVDAAFISSIKARHERFVDLGIIAKKEVLSVLLIPSDTYMADQESATSNILAKVLGLNGEVLIGDKALRHYLQGDGSTIDLAKVWHEKYKLPFVFALLCHHGHQQEIKKLSKAFKRDRRKIPQYLLHEASMRTGIAPKDIQTYLTYISYEVDSKAKAGLRKFWHLSKNL comes from the coding sequence ATGCTCTTTGGCAAGATCCAGTATTTGAACCTGCTTCCTTTTCATCTCTTTATGAAGCGGTATGGGCGTTCTTCCCGCACATATAAAAGTTTCAACTATAAAAAAGGGGTGCCGTCCAAGATCAATGCCGATTATGCAGCGCGCCGTGTCGATGCCGCCTTTATCTCAAGCATAAAGGCCAGACACGAACGTTTTGTCGACCTCGGTATTATCGCCAAAAAAGAGGTCTTGAGCGTACTCTTGATACCTTCTGACACCTATATGGCAGACCAGGAAAGTGCCACATCAAACATATTGGCAAAAGTTCTCGGTCTCAACGGCGAGGTCCTGATCGGTGATAAGGCACTGCGCCATTATCTCCAAGGCGACGGCAGCACGATCGACCTGGCAAAAGTGTGGCATGAGAAATATAAGCTCCCCTTTGTCTTTGCACTTCTCTGCCATCACGGACATCAACAGGAGATCAAAAAACTTTCTAAAGCCTTTAAAAGAGACCGGCGAAAAATCCCGCAATATCTGCTTCATGAAGCGTCCATGCGAACCGGCATTGCACCCAAAGATATTCAGACATATCTCACCTACATCTCCTATGAGGTTGACAGCAAAGCTAAAGCCGGACTCCGAAAATTCTGGCACCTATCTAAAAATCTGTAA
- a CDS encoding molybdopterin molybdotransferase MoeA: MSFLAYEASVERLNALDTGAVRSEKVFLNASLGRYLAEDLVAFENSPTQPTSAMDGYAVLHSDLASGRIKILGDNPAGSDETREVTSGYCIKTFTGSVMPRGADTLIPIENVTVEGDTIIVNKEVSCGFSVRPIGESYAKDDVLINKGTKIGFAEIGVMAGLNTAVVPVVLKPRVAVLSTGSEILEIGEPQQNAAQIRSSNHHTIAAIANMAGGEAMQMGVVKDDRASITAAFENALSSADIVVSTGGVSVGDYDFVKDIIPALGAEVVFKGVNIKPGQHVMVAQKGEKLIIGLPGFAYSSTVTFLLYVVPLIKKFLGSEKVFEVVEATLAEPFNKRSKKSEFTACNLRFENGRYVVDFEGKKSGTSAILTNMLGSSALIHSKENDGAKEAGETVKVIKLDRF, translated from the coding sequence GTGAGTTTTCTTGCCTACGAGGCGTCGGTAGAACGCCTTAACGCTCTGGATACGGGTGCGGTCCGCAGTGAGAAGGTCTTTTTAAATGCTTCTCTCGGACGCTATCTGGCAGAAGATCTGGTCGCTTTTGAGAATTCACCGACACAGCCGACATCTGCGATGGACGGTTATGCGGTGCTCCACAGCGATCTCGCTTCGGGCCGCATCAAGATTCTTGGCGACAACCCTGCCGGCAGTGATGAGACAAGGGAAGTCACAAGCGGATACTGCATCAAAACCTTTACCGGGTCGGTGATGCCGCGTGGTGCCGATACTCTTATCCCGATCGAGAATGTGACAGTGGAAGGTGATACGATTATTGTCAATAAAGAGGTTTCCTGTGGATTCAGTGTCCGTCCGATCGGCGAGAGTTATGCCAAAGACGATGTGCTGATCAACAAAGGGACCAAGATCGGTTTTGCGGAGATCGGCGTGATGGCGGGCCTCAATACGGCCGTAGTTCCGGTGGTTTTGAAACCGCGTGTTGCGGTGCTGTCGACAGGCAGTGAGATCCTCGAGATCGGAGAACCGCAGCAAAACGCCGCGCAGATAAGAAGTTCAAACCATCACACGATCGCGGCGATTGCCAATATGGCCGGCGGTGAGGCGATGCAGATGGGGGTTGTCAAAGACGACCGTGCTTCGATCACTGCGGCTTTTGAAAACGCCCTCTCTTCGGCTGACATCGTGGTCAGTACCGGAGGCGTGAGTGTCGGCGACTATGATTTCGTCAAAGATATTATCCCCGCATTGGGGGCCGAAGTGGTTTTCAAAGGAGTGAACATCAAACCGGGGCAGCACGTCATGGTCGCCCAAAAAGGGGAGAAGCTCATCATTGGACTCCCTGGGTTTGCTTACTCGTCAACGGTGACTTTTTTATTGTACGTCGTCCCGTTGATCAAGAAGTTTCTGGGTAGCGAAAAAGTGTTCGAAGTAGTCGAAGCGACGCTGGCAGAACCGTTCAACAAACGCTCCAAGAAAAGCGAGTTTACCGCCTGCAACCTCCGTTTCGAAAATGGGCGTTACGTCGTCGATTTTGAAGGGAAAAAATCGGGAACGTCCGCGATTTTGACCAATATGCTCGGCAGTTCCGCACTGATCCACAGCAAGGAAAATGACGGAGCTAAAGAGGCTGGCGAGACGGTTAAGGTTATAAAACTCGATCGTTTCTAG
- a CDS encoding EAL domain-containing protein, producing the protein MRSNLKISLAFLMGLVSVFLTVYYYVHQREYSQQYKTVINAFHTLQSDYDALSYDILKSALYGYNNQDDISQGARNLNEAYADLYNAPLFSKEQYLSLDYSLIDLGSDIAEYNSAVEHYLMLNAGIKNSFVFLINYANRSHHIFPPDATIHNDIHAIISELSNMRLLLEEMHLKSIGPHLQNIKNFETTNDEQKAFIKTLTLHIRYIQKNFPDFIVIITKLQDKGLTTMLSNLQNSFNQVAKNDFIMIDRFAMLLLVLIITALIIIVNLLLRSQRENRNLKILQKELEYVANFDILTGLLNRNSFNQTLALKTYADPTLLLVNINDFKHVNDIYGSNIGDYILKEVSQLIKLPIFEPFNPSYYRLGGDDFGILFENLPQKAAYSFAEALAHSIKYYLFIKDDIEVNITVNIAINTQEPLLENADMVLKHHKKSSLEAIVTFSEELGLKEQIQKNINILKSLSSAIDDHRIIPYFQPIIDLKSGKIVKYEALIRQVSEEGEIIVPDRFLALAAQTPLYRELTKMMIERVFETFESEPYRFSINLSMRDLLDRGLMQILEELLKNNPQSAKRLEIELLESENLTNIDVVKHFITLLKSYGCRIAIDDFGTGYSNFSHLAKLSVDTLKIDGSLISRIETNEKYLLTVQTIVRYAEALGVETTAEFVETKETALKLREIGITYGQGYYFDKPQSSVVAKEIIL; encoded by the coding sequence ATGAGATCTAATCTCAAAATTTCCCTTGCTTTTCTTATGGGATTGGTCTCCGTTTTTTTAACGGTATATTATTACGTACACCAACGCGAATACTCCCAGCAGTACAAAACTGTCATCAATGCCTTTCATACCTTGCAAAGTGACTATGATGCACTTTCATACGATATTTTAAAAAGTGCGCTTTACGGCTACAACAACCAAGATGATATCTCGCAGGGGGCCCGTAATCTTAATGAGGCCTATGCCGATCTCTATAATGCGCCGCTCTTTAGCAAAGAGCAATATCTCAGTCTCGATTATTCCCTGATTGATCTGGGAAGTGATATAGCGGAATACAACAGTGCCGTTGAACACTATTTAATGCTTAACGCCGGCATCAAAAACTCTTTTGTCTTTCTAATCAACTACGCTAACCGTTCGCATCACATCTTTCCGCCTGACGCCACCATTCACAATGATATCCATGCTATCATCTCAGAACTCTCAAATATGCGCCTTCTACTTGAAGAGATGCATCTCAAATCGATCGGACCGCATCTGCAAAATATTAAAAATTTTGAAACAACGAATGATGAACAGAAAGCTTTTATAAAGACCCTGACACTCCACATCAGGTACATCCAGAAAAATTTCCCCGACTTTATCGTCATCATCACAAAACTGCAGGATAAAGGACTGACGACCATGCTTTCAAACCTGCAGAACAGCTTTAATCAGGTCGCCAAGAATGACTTTATCATGATCGATAGATTTGCTATGCTTCTCCTAGTGCTCATTATCACGGCACTGATTATCATCGTCAATCTCCTGCTGCGTTCACAGCGTGAGAACAGAAACCTTAAAATCCTGCAGAAAGAGCTGGAGTATGTCGCTAACTTTGATATCCTGACCGGCCTTTTGAACAGAAACAGCTTCAATCAGACCCTGGCCTTGAAAACCTATGCCGATCCGACACTTCTGCTTGTCAATATCAATGACTTTAAACATGTTAACGATATCTATGGTTCCAATATCGGCGACTATATTCTCAAAGAGGTCTCGCAGCTCATCAAGCTCCCGATATTTGAACCTTTTAATCCAAGCTACTATCGTCTGGGCGGTGATGACTTTGGTATATTGTTCGAAAACCTCCCTCAAAAAGCGGCGTACAGTTTTGCCGAAGCACTGGCGCACAGTATCAAATACTATCTCTTTATCAAAGATGATATCGAGGTCAATATTACGGTCAATATTGCGATCAACACCCAGGAACCCCTGCTCGAAAATGCCGATATGGTATTAAAACATCATAAAAAAAGTTCCCTGGAGGCGATCGTCACCTTCTCCGAAGAACTTGGGCTAAAAGAGCAGATCCAAAAGAATATCAACATCCTCAAATCTCTCTCATCTGCCATAGATGACCATCGGATCATCCCCTATTTCCAACCCATCATCGATCTCAAAAGCGGCAAGATCGTCAAATACGAAGCTCTTATACGGCAGGTAAGCGAAGAGGGCGAGATCATTGTACCGGATCGTTTTTTGGCGCTTGCCGCACAGACACCTCTCTATCGTGAATTGACAAAAATGATGATCGAGCGCGTTTTTGAGACCTTTGAATCGGAGCCCTACCGCTTCTCCATCAACCTCTCCATGCGCGACCTCCTCGACAGAGGATTGATGCAGATTCTTGAAGAGCTGCTTAAAAACAACCCCCAAAGTGCGAAGCGCCTGGAAATAGAGCTGCTTGAGAGTGAGAACCTGACCAATATCGATGTCGTCAAACATTTCATCACCCTTTTAAAAAGCTACGGATGCCGTATCGCCATCGATGATTTCGGAACAGGCTACTCCAACTTCTCACATCTTGCCAAACTCTCAGTCGATACACTCAAGATCGACGGCTCCCTGATCTCCAGGATTGAGACCAATGAAAAGTATCTGCTGACGGTTCAGACCATCGTGCGCTATGCAGAAGCCCTTGGCGTTGAGACCACTGCCGAGTTCGTAGAGACGAAAGAGACCGCGCTGAAGCTCAGGGAGATCGGGATAACCTATGGGCAGGGGTACTATTTCGACAAGCCGCAGTCAAGTGTCGTCGCAAAGGAGATCATTTTGTAG
- a CDS encoding molybdenum cofactor biosynthesis protein MoaE — translation MLELYDGPVPVEEILVRWYREEAGSNYGAFIPFIGTIRDEEGISGLSFDIYEPILESWFDAWQQRAKEAGAILKMAHSKGDVPLHTSSYVAAVFSPKRKVALKMINDFVEDFKASAPIWKYDLKEGKRVYARDRSTPISGSGLLGEEA, via the coding sequence ATGCTTGAACTTTACGATGGTCCGGTCCCGGTCGAAGAGATCCTGGTGCGTTGGTACCGTGAAGAAGCGGGCAGCAACTACGGTGCTTTTATCCCTTTTATCGGAACGATCCGTGACGAAGAGGGTATTTCGGGCTTGAGTTTCGATATTTACGAGCCGATACTGGAGTCATGGTTTGATGCATGGCAGCAGAGGGCGAAAGAGGCGGGTGCGATCCTGAAGATGGCCCATTCCAAAGGGGATGTTCCCCTGCACACCTCTTCGTATGTTGCGGCGGTCTTCTCGCCGAAACGCAAGGTCGCACTGAAGATGATTAATGACTTTGTCGAGGATTTCAAGGCAAGCGCCCCGATCTGGAAGTATGACCTCAAAGAGGGAAAACGCGTCTATGCCCGTGATCGTTCAACGCCGATCAGCGGCAGCGGCCTCCTTGGGGAAGAGGCGTGA
- a CDS encoding malic enzyme-like NAD(P)-binding protein — MSITKASFAQAALDYHEDERPGKIATEVTKSFHSQEDLSLAYTPGVAVPCLHIEKNPDDAYRYTAKANLIGVISNGTAVLGLGDIGALASKPVMEGKAVLFKKFSDLDAYDIEVDTKDITRFCNVVEAIAPTFGGINLEDIKAPECFEIEKRLVEALDIPVMHDDQHGTAVISAAGIMNACRLTERNISDIRVVIVGAGAAAISCGRLYRHMGVKTIIMIDSKGVIHNGRSDLNAYKKEFSLQVETSQKEAFTKADVVVGLSRPGTFGAEDIKRMAADPIIFTLANPTPEMFPEEVREVRPDAIIATGRSDFPNQVNNVLGFPFIFRGALDVRAKKINMEMKVAASEALATMARKEVPEYISELYGTKVAFGREYIIPKPFDKRLIVEVSSAVAAAALHSGASTRSDFDIELYKEELAKRVCVECD, encoded by the coding sequence ATGAGTATCACAAAAGCGTCATTTGCACAGGCTGCACTGGACTACCATGAGGACGAGCGACCGGGCAAGATCGCAACAGAGGTGACCAAATCGTTTCATTCCCAGGAAGACCTTAGCCTGGCCTACACACCGGGCGTTGCCGTGCCCTGTCTGCACATCGAGAAGAATCCTGACGATGCCTACCGCTATACGGCTAAAGCCAATCTGATCGGGGTGATCTCCAACGGCACCGCTGTCCTCGGACTTGGCGACATCGGGGCACTGGCGTCGAAACCGGTGATGGAGGGCAAGGCGGTCCTCTTTAAAAAATTCAGTGACCTGGATGCCTATGACATTGAGGTCGACACCAAGGATATTACCCGCTTTTGCAATGTGGTCGAGGCGATCGCACCGACCTTCGGCGGCATTAATCTCGAGGATATCAAAGCGCCGGAGTGTTTTGAGATCGAAAAACGTCTCGTAGAAGCACTTGATATTCCGGTTATGCATGATGATCAGCACGGCACAGCGGTGATTTCGGCAGCCGGTATTATGAACGCCTGCCGCCTGACAGAACGTAATATTTCCGATATCCGCGTCGTAATCGTGGGTGCGGGAGCTGCCGCGATCTCATGCGGACGTCTCTATCGCCATATGGGGGTGAAGACGATCATTATGATCGACTCCAAAGGGGTGATTCACAATGGACGCAGTGATCTCAATGCGTACAAGAAAGAGTTCTCGCTCCAGGTAGAGACAAGCCAGAAAGAGGCATTCACGAAGGCCGATGTCGTGGTGGGACTCTCCAGACCGGGTACATTCGGCGCAGAGGACATCAAACGCATGGCAGCCGATCCGATCATCTTTACCCTGGCTAACCCGACGCCTGAGATGTTCCCTGAGGAGGTGCGTGAAGTCCGTCCCGATGCGATCATTGCAACGGGACGGAGCGACTTCCCGAATCAGGTCAACAATGTACTCGGGTTTCCGTTTATCTTCCGCGGTGCGCTGGACGTCCGTGCCAAAAAGATCAATATGGAGATGAAGGTGGCCGCTTCCGAAGCCCTGGCGACAATGGCACGCAAAGAGGTACCGGAATATATCAGCGAGCTGTATGGAACAAAGGTTGCGTTCGGACGCGAATATATTATTCCCAAGCCGTTCGACAAACGCCTGATCGTCGAAGTCTCATCTGCCGTTGCCGCTGCCGCACTGCACAGCGGTGCAAGTACACGCAGTGATTTCGATATAGAACTCTACAAAGAAGAACTCGCCAAACGTGTCTGCGTAGAGTGCGATTGA
- a CDS encoding NAD-glutamate dehydrogenase domain-containing protein: MPHKETMNAICSQLLTPDDINISEDLFSQIQDKKIVVQVLIKGENAAIRIYSKQALMLSLVMPILHDFGFNIIDEIPFSFEHKKKTVHIKRFNLNLIKIEELTLAKDNIEEVITQALMGRGFQLSQLFSLVCEQNLNLRQLSLLKAIIDYMNQAVLAINLGSFVHTLTIHSEMAKLFLRYFAAKFDPTITSRTHKLNELEELIEDNIKKVPNITDDKILKLTYALIQSTVRTNYFLNREAIAFKIDTATFAQNLKGMQPKIETFVSHNDFSGVHLRMSSVSRGGLRWSERHEDFRTEIKSLMITQEGKNAIIIPDGAKGGFVIHREPGDISKEFFTEVYSSFIHNLLDLVDNRIEGEVVRDKEIIAYDDEDPYFVVAADKGTAAMSDVANAIAIERNFWLGDAFASGGSNGFGHKELGITAKGSLKSTERFFLEKGINFRKENITVVGIGSMNGDVFGNGMQESKCFQLLAAISHKEIFIDPNPIPLTAYEERQRLFDAKDGSWSAYDRSLISKGGGVFLRSHKAIELTPEIQKMLATKKSVLSGEELAKALLCMKVDLLFNGGVGTYVKHSEESNLDLGDKQNEAVRVDASELRCSVVCEGGNLGFTQRARIEYALNGGKINIDGIDNAAGVDTSDHEVNLKILLNALKEKALLSEEESRKTLKSLTQQVVNMVLWSNYRQALALSRDETLSRLYMDDFNMAIDILSTNIEAFSRRDFFIPKTENMHEILTKKGEIVRPVLASLLSYAKIFVKGLLLENTFIDEPGSVDYLYKYFPKSFVSVYENEIEAHPLRRQIIATVIADMLINAQGASFVHDFNRLGKERFLLKIKSYLISNNLFNANDIRYEIFRQDYVMALPTQYQLFDRLEKTLNFSTGWMLKNLNADMLDSAHILDYKSRLFELLDTIEKEKPPIELIPGNTAFNRFFDILDYLRFAVAAIMIKEHKDNTFDNIATLFYLIIRNFEIMELIRILDELKINDQNDLALKRQMLFYIEFIVVHFTEKVLSFQRVNEAPLDAFENYLNSDRELFDKTIAQIKQLIDDQNKNVKEVVITVNQLMAIAI, encoded by the coding sequence ATGCCTCACAAAGAGACAATGAACGCCATCTGTTCACAACTGCTGACACCGGACGATATCAATATATCCGAAGATCTTTTCTCGCAGATACAAGACAAAAAGATCGTTGTGCAAGTGCTTATAAAAGGTGAAAATGCAGCAATCCGCATCTACTCGAAACAAGCGCTGATGCTTTCATTGGTCATGCCGATCCTTCACGATTTCGGTTTCAATATTATTGATGAGATCCCCTTCAGTTTTGAGCATAAAAAAAAGACGGTGCATATCAAACGCTTTAATCTTAACCTCATCAAGATAGAAGAGCTCACCCTGGCAAAAGACAACATCGAAGAGGTCATCACCCAGGCGCTTATGGGCAGAGGGTTTCAGCTCTCGCAACTCTTCTCACTGGTCTGTGAACAGAACCTCAACCTTCGGCAGCTCTCCCTGCTAAAAGCAATAATCGACTACATGAACCAGGCGGTTCTCGCCATCAATCTCGGCAGTTTCGTGCACACGCTCACCATCCACTCCGAGATGGCAAAACTCTTTTTACGCTACTTTGCCGCAAAGTTCGACCCGACGATCACTTCCCGAACACACAAACTCAACGAGCTCGAAGAGCTCATCGAAGACAATATCAAGAAAGTACCCAATATTACTGATGACAAGATCTTAAAGCTCACCTACGCACTGATCCAGTCGACGGTGCGGACCAACTATTTTTTAAACAGGGAAGCGATCGCCTTCAAGATCGATACCGCGACTTTTGCCCAAAACCTCAAGGGAATGCAGCCCAAGATCGAAACTTTTGTCTCCCATAATGATTTCTCCGGTGTCCATCTTCGCATGTCCAGCGTCTCCCGGGGAGGATTGCGCTGGAGTGAACGGCACGAAGATTTTCGTACCGAGATCAAATCTCTGATGATCACCCAAGAGGGTAAGAATGCCATTATCATTCCCGATGGGGCCAAAGGCGGTTTTGTCATCCATCGCGAACCAGGCGATATCTCAAAAGAGTTTTTTACAGAGGTCTACTCAAGTTTCATTCATAATCTGCTAGATCTGGTCGACAACCGCATAGAGGGGGAGGTCGTTCGGGACAAAGAGATCATCGCCTATGATGATGAAGACCCTTACTTTGTTGTTGCTGCAGACAAAGGAACCGCCGCGATGAGCGATGTCGCCAACGCCATCGCTATTGAGCGCAACTTCTGGCTCGGCGATGCCTTTGCAAGCGGAGGTTCAAACGGTTTCGGCCACAAGGAACTCGGTATCACGGCCAAGGGTTCGCTTAAATCGACAGAACGCTTCTTTCTGGAAAAAGGGATCAACTTCAGAAAAGAGAATATCACCGTCGTGGGGATCGGCTCGATGAACGGTGATGTCTTTGGCAACGGCATGCAGGAGTCAAAATGCTTTCAGCTTCTGGCCGCCATCTCCCATAAAGAGATCTTTATCGACCCAAATCCCATCCCTCTAACAGCCTATGAAGAGAGACAGCGTCTCTTTGATGCAAAAGACGGCTCCTGGAGTGCCTATGACCGTTCACTCATCTCTAAAGGCGGCGGGGTTTTTTTACGCAGCCATAAAGCGATTGAGCTGACGCCGGAGATCCAGAAGATGCTCGCAACCAAAAAGAGCGTATTGAGCGGGGAGGAACTGGCAAAAGCACTCTTATGCATGAAAGTCGATCTTCTTTTCAACGGAGGCGTCGGTACCTATGTCAAACACTCCGAAGAGAGCAATCTTGATCTTGGGGATAAACAGAATGAAGCCGTACGTGTCGACGCTTCCGAACTGCGCTGCAGCGTCGTCTGTGAAGGCGGAAACCTCGGTTTCACCCAAAGGGCACGCATCGAGTACGCGTTAAACGGGGGCAAGATCAATATCGACGGCATTGACAACGCCGCCGGTGTTGACACTTCAGACCACGAAGTCAACTTAAAGATCCTTCTCAATGCACTTAAAGAGAAAGCGCTGCTAAGCGAAGAAGAGAGCCGGAAAACCCTTAAGTCACTTACACAGCAAGTCGTCAATATGGTCTTATGGAGCAACTACCGCCAAGCCCTGGCTCTCTCGCGCGATGAGACACTCAGTCGCCTCTATATGGATGATTTCAACATGGCGATCGATATTTTAAGCACCAATATCGAAGCCTTTAGCCGGCGCGACTTTTTCATTCCAAAAACGGAAAACATGCACGAAATATTGACCAAAAAAGGAGAGATCGTTCGGCCGGTACTCGCCTCTCTGCTCTCCTACGCCAAAATCTTTGTCAAAGGTCTGCTTCTTGAGAACACCTTTATTGATGAACCGGGCAGTGTCGATTACCTCTATAAATATTTTCCAAAATCATTTGTAAGCGTTTACGAGAATGAGATAGAGGCCCATCCGCTACGACGCCAGATCATTGCGACCGTTATTGCCGATATGCTGATCAACGCCCAGGGAGCAAGCTTTGTCCATGACTTTAACCGTCTCGGAAAAGAGCGCTTTCTTCTCAAGATCAAATCCTATCTCATCAGCAACAATCTTTTCAATGCCAACGATATCCGCTATGAGATATTCAGACAGGATTATGTCATGGCGCTGCCGACACAGTACCAGCTCTTTGACCGGCTCGAGAAAACGCTTAACTTTTCTACCGGATGGATGTTGAAAAACCTCAATGCCGATATGCTCGATTCCGCCCACATACTTGATTACAAAAGCCGTCTCTTTGAGCTTTTGGACACGATTGAAAAAGAGAAACCGCCGATAGAGCTTATACCCGGAAATACAGCGTTTAACCGTTTCTTTGATATCCTCGACTATCTGCGTTTTGCCGTGGCCGCTATTATGATCAAAGAGCATAAGGACAACACCTTCGACAATATCGCGACCCTCTTCTATCTCATCATCCGCAACTTTGAGATCATGGAACTGATCAGGATCCTCGACGAGCTTAAGATCAACGATCAGAACGATCTTGCCCTGAAACGTCAGATGCTCTTCTACATCGAATTTATCGTGGTCCACTTTACGGAAAAGGTCCTCTCCTTCCAGCGGGTCAACGAAGCACCGTTGGATGCCTTTGAGAACTACCTTAACAGTGACAGAGAGCTCTTTGATAAAACAATTGCTCAGATCAAGCAGCTCATAGATGATCAAAATAAAAATGTGAAAGAGGTAGTGATCACCGTCAATCAGCTGATGGCGATCGCAATTTAA
- a CDS encoding cytochrome c peroxidase: MIKRLLLLFFSAPVLFALEPIAPLPTHLEDVDIAKAKLGRMLYLDPILSSDKNVSCHSCHSFDYGSADPNPVSLGVHGRKGDIQSPPIYNSRYNFKQFWNGRAKDLKEQLNGPLFNHAEMNMTPEEIETRLNENRTYQDLFKKIYGATPITVENVTDAIVEFEKALTTPNSRFDRYLRGEIKLSPDEEKGYEKFKSLGCVTCHNGINIGSNAFQKMGLFIDYPYDKKYQDRYAFTKKEIHKNVFKVPTLRNITLTAPFFHDANATTLEEAIEMMAHYNLGITLSKQDIALLVAFLKTLEGERPAILDLK, translated from the coding sequence ATGATAAAGAGACTCTTACTTCTTTTCTTTTCAGCACCGGTTCTTTTTGCCCTTGAGCCGATCGCCCCTTTGCCGACGCATCTTGAGGATGTCGATATCGCCAAAGCCAAACTCGGCCGGATGCTTTATCTCGATCCCATCCTCTCCTCTGATAAAAATGTCTCTTGCCACAGCTGCCACAGTTTTGATTACGGAAGTGCCGATCCGAATCCTGTTTCCCTTGGCGTCCATGGGCGCAAAGGGGACATCCAGTCACCCCCTATTTACAACAGCCGCTACAATTTCAAACAATTTTGGAACGGCAGGGCAAAAGACCTGAAAGAGCAGCTGAACGGTCCGCTTTTCAACCATGCTGAGATGAATATGACACCCGAAGAGATCGAAACGCGTCTAAATGAAAACCGGACCTATCAAGATCTGTTCAAAAAGATCTATGGCGCTACGCCTATCACCGTTGAAAATGTTACGGATGCCATCGTCGAGTTCGAAAAAGCGCTGACCACACCCAACAGCCGTTTCGACCGTTATCTAAGAGGCGAAATAAAGCTCAGCCCCGACGAGGAAAAAGGCTATGAAAAATTCAAATCGCTTGGCTGTGTCACCTGTCACAACGGGATCAATATCGGCTCAAACGCCTTTCAGAAAATGGGGCTTTTTATCGACTACCCCTATGACAAAAAATATCAGGACCGTTATGCTTTTACCAAAAAAGAGATCCATAAAAATGTCTTCAAAGTGCCGACGCTTCGAAACATCACCCTGACAGCCCCTTTTTTTCATGACGCCAATGCAACAACACTTGAAGAAGCAATCGAGATGATGGCACACTACAATCTAGGTATTACGCTCTCAAAACAGGACATCGCTCTCCTTGTCGCTTTTTTAAAAACCTTAGAGGGTGAAAGACCTGCCATATTGGATCTTAAATGA
- a CDS encoding MoaD/ThiS family protein, which yields MVRVEFLGPIQKEALELEAATLRDVAAALQSDAEVKDWLDTCAVAVNDTLVKSLDTVLKSGDKVSLLPPVCGG from the coding sequence ATGGTACGTGTAGAATTTTTGGGGCCGATACAAAAAGAGGCTTTAGAGCTTGAAGCGGCAACGCTTCGGGATGTAGCCGCAGCTCTTCAGAGTGATGCCGAGGTCAAGGATTGGCTTGACACCTGTGCGGTGGCAGTCAATGACACCTTGGTCAAGAGTCTTGATACTGTGTTGAAGTCCGGTGACAAAGTCTCGCTTCTGCCCCCGGTCTGCGGGGGCTGA